The sequence GCGGCCAGCGGACGGGGTGCGCCCAGGGGCTGCTTCATGGCGGCGTGCAGGGCGTCGCGCGTCGGCGACTCCGCCGGGGGCCGGGGAGGCAGGGGGGCGGCGGCCGGCTCGGGGGCCTTGGTCCGGGCGATCATCGAGCGCACGGACGAGGCGGCGGCGCGCTGCTGCTGGAGCTCGGCGGCCACCTTCGCGTCGACGAGGAGTGAGCGGCCCGCGGTCTCCTCCTGCCAGAGGAGGTGGCGGCGCACGTCCTGGAGCACGTCGGCAAGCTCCTGCGCGGAATCAGGCGTGTCGTCGTTCACGGTCGTGGATCGGTAGCGGAGGAGCTGTCCCGGTGCAAGGAAGCAGCCGGGGAAGTTGCCTGTACGCTTAGCCCAGGGTCGGGGCTTGCGCCACCTTCCGGGCGGATGCGCCGGGCACTGGTCGAATCAGGACACACCCGCCGCGAACCGCCCTTCGCCGCCGGGCGGACCTGGGGAAGATGCCGGACGCGGATTTCACGCCCTTTCCCCAGGAGTCTCCTACACATGATCAAGGTGGCCATCGTCGTTGGAAGCACGCGGCCCGGACGCAAGGCGGACAAGGTCGCGGCCTGGGTCCACGACATCGCGAAGAAGCGCGGCGACGCCACGTACGACATCGTCGACATCCAGGACTTCAACCTGCCGCTGCTGGACGAGCCGACCCCGCCGTCCATGCGCAAGTACACCCAGGAGCACACGAAGCGCTGGAGCGCGACGGTGGAGAGCTACGACGCCTACGTCTTCGTCACGCCCGAGTACAACCACGGCACGTCCGGCGCGCTGAAGAACGCGCTCGATTTCGTCTACGCCGAGTGGAACAACAAGGCCGCCGGCTTCGTGGGCTACGGCAGCGCGGGCGGCGTGCGCGCGGTGGAGCAGCTGCGCCTCGTGGCCGCGGAGCTGCAGATGGCCACGGTGCGCGCGCAGGTGCAGCTATTCCTGTCCACCGACTTCGAGCACTACACCGTCTTCAAGCCCGACCCGGCGAAGGAGAAGCAGGTGAACACGCTGCTGGATCAGCTCGTGTCGTGGGGCACGGCGCTGCGCACGGTGCGCGTGAAGCCGTAGCGCCTCAGGTGGCCTGGCGGGCCCGCTCCGTCGCGGCCCGCCGCAGCGCCTCCGCCGTCTCCGGATCCGCGGGGAAGAACGACTCGATGGCCAGCTCCGCGAGCGTGATGTCCACGGGCGTGCCGAACACGGTGGTGGTGCTGAAGAGCGACAGCCGTCCCAGCGACGTGCGCACGCGCAGGGGCACCACCACGCCCGCGAAGTCGCGCGCCTTCGCGTCCGGAGTGGCCTCCGGCACCGGATAGCCTTTCAGCTCCTCCAGGAGCGCCGCGAGCGTTGCGTCCGCGCTGGCGTCCACCTGCCGGTGCAGCCGCGTGAGGACGTGGTCGCGCCACTGCCGCAGGTTCTCGATGCGCGGCGCGAGCCCGTCCGGGTGCAGGCTCAGGCGCAGGACGTTGACGGGCGGCTGGAGCATCTGGGGCGGCAGGTCCGCCAGCAGCACGCCCACCGCGCGGTTCGCGGTGACGAGCGTCCAGTGCCGGTCCACCGCGAGCGCGGGGTATGGCTCATGGCCCGCGAGCACCAGCTCCACGGCCTCGCGCGTGGCGGTGAGCGCGGGGTCATTCAGGGGGCGCTCGGAGAAGACGGGGGCGAAGCCCGCCGCCACCAACAGGCCGTTTCGGTCGCGCAGGGGCACGTCCAGTTCCTCCGCCAGGTGGAGCAGCATCTCGCGGCTGGGCTGGGAGCGGCCGGTCTCCAGGAAGCTCACATGCCGGGTGGAGACCTCCGCGCGCAACGCGAGGTCCATCTGGCTCAGCCCGCGCCGCTGACGCCAGCCGCGCAGCAGCTCTCCCACGGGCCGGCTCTGCTGAAGGCTTGTCATGGCCGGGAAGATAGGGGGCGCACGTCAGCGCTTCCATTCCCTCGGAGGTAATCGACACCGCGCGGGCCGGCTCGCATCTTGTCCACCAACGACGGACGGCTTCACGGCCGCCGCCGCTTCCACTCCTTCGCAAGGAAACGTATGCCATGAGCGTCAAGAACGTGTCGGGAACCTTTCTGCGCCGTGCGCTGCTGCTGGACGCCGTCGCCAGTGGAGCCATGGGCCTGTTGATGGCGGCGGCCGCGGGCCCCATGGGTCCGCTGCTGGGCCTGGAGCCGGGATTGCTGCGTGCGGCGGGGCTGGGGCTCATCCCCTTCGCGCTGCTGCTCGGGTACCTGGCGTCGAAGGACATCCTGCCCTCGTGGCCGGTGTGGTTCGTGGTCGCGGTGAACGCGTTGTGGGTCGTGGACAGCGTGCTCCTGATGACGCACGGCCCGACGGCGCCCACGGGGCT comes from Corallococcus macrosporus and encodes:
- a CDS encoding NADPH-dependent FMN reductase encodes the protein MIKVAIVVGSTRPGRKADKVAAWVHDIAKKRGDATYDIVDIQDFNLPLLDEPTPPSMRKYTQEHTKRWSATVESYDAYVFVTPEYNHGTSGALKNALDFVYAEWNNKAAGFVGYGSAGGVRAVEQLRLVAAELQMATVRAQVQLFLSTDFEHYTVFKPDPAKEKQVNTLLDQLVSWGTALRTVRVKP
- a CDS encoding helix-turn-helix domain-containing protein produces the protein MTSLQQSRPVGELLRGWRQRRGLSQMDLALRAEVSTRHVSFLETGRSQPSREMLLHLAEELDVPLRDRNGLLVAAGFAPVFSERPLNDPALTATREAVELVLAGHEPYPALAVDRHWTLVTANRAVGVLLADLPPQMLQPPVNVLRLSLHPDGLAPRIENLRQWRDHVLTRLHRQVDASADATLAALLEELKGYPVPEATPDAKARDFAGVVVPLRVRTSLGRLSLFSTTTVFGTPVDITLAELAIESFFPADPETAEALRRAATERARQAT